The following proteins are encoded in a genomic region of Tissierellales bacterium:
- a CDS encoding ABC transporter ATP-binding protein: MIQIKDLWKVYDTGSVEVRALQGIDLHIKKGEFVSIIGASGSGKSTLMNILGCLDKPSDGLYSLDGEQIEKLKAEDLAYIRNQKIGFVFQSFNLIPRVSALHNVELPMIYGKIGKKERREKARNALIRVGLEERMEHNPNELSGGQKQRVAIARSLVNNPAIILADEPTGNLDSKSTDEIMDIFQKLNDEGATVVIVTHENEIAEKTKRIITFKDGQIISDVMNEVRGSQN; this comes from the coding sequence ATGATTCAGATAAAAGATTTATGGAAAGTTTATGATACAGGGAGTGTAGAAGTAAGAGCACTTCAAGGAATAGATTTGCATATAAAAAAAGGAGAATTTGTTTCCATCATAGGAGCATCTGGTTCTGGAAAATCAACACTTATGAATATATTGGGGTGTTTAGACAAACCAAGTGATGGATTATATAGCTTGGATGGAGAGCAGATTGAAAAATTAAAAGCAGAAGATTTGGCTTATATAAGAAATCAAAAAATAGGATTTGTATTTCAATCTTTTAATTTGATTCCTAGAGTTTCAGCTCTTCACAATGTAGAGTTGCCGATGATTTATGGAAAGATTGGTAAAAAAGAACGTCGTGAAAAAGCTAGAAATGCTCTTATAAGAGTTGGGTTAGAAGAGAGAATGGAGCATAATCCAAATGAATTGTCTGGAGGTCAAAAGCAAAGAGTTGCCATTGCTAGGTCTCTTGTAAATAATCCAGCAATAATTTTAGCAGATGAACCTACTGGAAACTTAGATTCCAAATCTACGGATGAAATAATGGATATATTTCAAAAGTTGAATGACGAAGGGGCTACGGTTGTCATAGTTACACATGAAAATGAAATTGCAGAAAAAACTAAGCGCATCATAACATTTAAGGACGGACAGATTATTTCAGATGTTATGAATGAGGTGAGGGGGAGTCAGAATTGA
- a CDS encoding ABC transporter permease has translation MNFRESISIAIKAIWINKMRSLLTMLGIIIGIASVIAVVALGNGTESAINGEFESFGVNRVYLFHNYQEEITTKDQMTKEDYNSIRRAMYDKIEHGSITFNKNGTMVNKLTKKEVDLTLNGVNEEYDSLGKIEVIEGRFLSDSDLQSKRQVAVIDDELAMEIFGKKDVVGSKIVTKMNSQNMTFIVVGVYEKPKSMFSGMGGMEEPKNIYVPLSVIEQTLGLGNYVYTIEISLKSTENIESDMEQITSLLERKHGNVGEEKYRILSAEGQMEVVNGIMGMLTLVIGAIAAISLLVGGIGVMNIMLVSVTERTREIGIRKALGAKHKDIMMQFLVESIIVSGVGGIIGTLLGMGLAQIISAYIQIPPSTGVGTIAIAWIFSAGVGIFFGLYPANKAAKLDPIEALRYE, from the coding sequence TTGAATTTTAGGGAGAGTATATCCATAGCTATAAAAGCAATTTGGATAAATAAAATGAGATCATTACTCACTATGCTTGGTATTATAATAGGAATAGCTTCAGTTATAGCGGTTGTTGCACTTGGAAATGGTACAGAGAGTGCCATAAATGGCGAATTCGAATCTTTTGGAGTAAATAGGGTATACCTATTTCACAACTATCAAGAAGAAATAACTACAAAAGATCAAATGACGAAAGAGGACTATAACTCTATAAGACGAGCTATGTATGATAAAATAGAGCATGGTTCTATTACATTTAATAAAAATGGAACCATGGTAAATAAGTTAACCAAAAAAGAAGTAGACTTAACGCTTAATGGAGTTAATGAAGAGTATGATTCATTAGGGAAGATAGAAGTTATAGAAGGCAGATTTTTATCAGATTCAGACTTGCAATCAAAAAGACAAGTTGCAGTAATAGATGATGAACTCGCCATGGAGATTTTTGGCAAAAAGGATGTTGTTGGCTCTAAAATAGTTACTAAAATGAATTCTCAAAATATGACATTTATAGTTGTTGGCGTATATGAAAAACCAAAGTCAATGTTTAGCGGAATGGGTGGAATGGAAGAACCAAAAAATATATATGTTCCTTTATCTGTGATTGAACAAACATTGGGTCTTGGAAACTATGTTTATACCATAGAAATTAGTTTGAAATCAACAGAAAATATTGAATCAGATATGGAACAAATAACTAGTCTGCTCGAGCGAAAACATGGTAATGTTGGAGAAGAAAAGTATAGGATACTTTCGGCAGAAGGACAGATGGAAGTTGTCAATGGAATTATGGGAATGCTAACTTTAGTAATTGGAGCTATAGCAGCTATTTCACTTCTTGTTGGTGGAATAGGAGTTATGAACATAATGTTAGTGTCTGTTACAGAGAGAACAAGAGAAATCGGAATACGAAAGGCTCTTGGAGCAAAACATAAGGACATAATGATGCAATTCCTAGTGGAATCAATAATAGTATCTGGAGTTGGAGGAATAATAGGTACGCTTTTGGGGATGGGTCTAGCACAAATTATTTCGGCATATATACAAATACCACCATCGACTGGTGTTGGGACAATAGCGATTGCATGGATATTTTCTGCAGGTGTTGGTATTTTCTTTGGCTTATATCCTGCTAATAAAGCAGCCAAATTAGATCCGATAGAAGCTCTTAGATATGAATAG
- a CDS encoding YIP1 family protein, giving the protein MESTIKQEKKEMNKLERIGKIFTKPKLAFESIRENPDSIMVLGIFTLIGVICFIFTKDYYKLATMDSLINGTQVEGLEINDAMINAVTASAIIFGVLSVFVAPLLKGLLTHWISLLFGGDGTLKQTISVTVYSYCISVFGFIVKSVLMIITDNYLITFSPAAFLDASNTSQMGLYYILSTFEVFNIWYLIVAGIGYSIVQKISLKKAMLITFIPTILILAIQLTSL; this is encoded by the coding sequence ATGGAAAGCACGATTAAGCAAGAAAAAAAAGAAATGAATAAACTTGAGCGCATTGGTAAAATATTCACTAAACCAAAGTTAGCATTTGAATCTATAAGGGAAAATCCAGATAGTATTATGGTTTTAGGAATATTTACATTGATTGGAGTAATTTGTTTTATCTTTACTAAAGATTATTATAAGTTAGCTACTATGGATAGTTTAATAAACGGCACTCAGGTTGAAGGTTTAGAAATCAATGATGCTATGATAAATGCTGTTACTGCAAGTGCTATTATATTTGGAGTGCTGAGCGTTTTTGTAGCACCACTTCTTAAAGGGCTTTTAACACATTGGATATCATTATTGTTTGGCGGAGATGGAACATTGAAACAAACGATATCTGTTACAGTATACTCATATTGTATAAGTGTTTTCGGATTCATAGTTAAAAGCGTACTTATGATTATTACAGATAACTATTTAATTACATTTTCACCAGCAGCATTTTTAGATGCAAGTAATACAAGCCAAATGGGACTATATTATATACTAAGTACATTTGAAGTATTTAATATTTGGTATTTGATTGTCGCTGGAATAGGATACTCAATAGTACAAAAAATATCACTAAAAAAAGCTATGCTTATAACATTTATTCCAACTATTTTGATTTTGGCAATACAATTAACTTCGCTATAA
- a CDS encoding pyruvate carboxylase, producing MKKFKRVLIANRGEIAIRIIRACSELGIRSVAVYAEEDKYSLFKTKADEAYKIGKGKGPVEAYLNIDEIIKLAVKKGVDAIHPGYGFLSENPEFAEKCEQAGIVFIGPTHDMMDALGDKINSKILAKKVDVPTIPGVEKPIQSESELLQFADVCGYPLMLKASAGGGGRGMRIVKSENELVSEYRMARNEALKSFGSDAIFVEKYLQSPKHIEVQILGDYHGNIVHLYERDCSVQRRHQKVIEMAPALNLDETARVKLCEDAVKIAKAVNYRGAGTVEFLVDSDGRHYFIEMNPRIQVEHTVTEMVTGIDLVQSQILVAQGYELFSDEVGIENQESIVVNGYAIQCRITTEDPHNNFAPDTGKLDVYRTASGFGIRLDGGNGFSGSVITPYYDSLLFKMTAFGRRFEDARRKAVRALRENRIEGIKTNADFLINVLNHEIFKRGNCDTNFIKDHSELFDIREQKDQEYKLLNFLGEKIVNETGGVKREFDVPVIPKMPNPNTFRGTKQILDERGAKGLTEWVKSQNKLLLTDTTMRDAHQSLMATRMRSRDMIKIARATAVAEKDLFSLEMWGGATFDVSYRFLKESPWQRLEELRKRVPNVLFQMLLRGSNAVGYKNYPDNVIRSFIKESAEAGIDVYRIFDSLNWLDGMKLSIEEVLKQGKVAEACLCYTGDILDTNKNKYTLDYYVRKAKEIEATGAHILGIKDMSALLKPHAAYELIKTLKEEVDMPIHLHTHDTTGNGVATVLMAAQAGVDIVDTAINSMSGLTSQPALNSIVAALQHTDRETGFDLGHLQQVSDYWQAVRGVYESFESGLKSGSAEIYKYEIPGGQYSNLKPQVESFGLGHRFEEVKQMYCDVNQMFGDIVKVTPSSKAVGDMAIFMVQNGLTPENILEKGKDLAFPDSVISYFQGMMGQPEGGFDPKLQKIILKGIEPITCRPGELLEDYDFEEAKHDLEESYNKKFDQKDLLSYALYPKVFKEYVDHTNKYGDYMRMGSDVFFHGIAEGETCEIDIERGKTHVVKLVQIGKVNDQGMRGVVFEVNGNRREVQIKDTRKPVATSESQMRYADEDNESEIGSSIPGNVYKVMVQVGQEVKENETIAILEAMKMETVVTAPFAGTIKKVWIDEGERVESGQLIFEIDKK from the coding sequence ATGAAGAAATTTAAAAGAGTATTGATTGCCAATAGAGGCGAGATTGCAATACGTATTATTAGAGCTTGTAGCGAGTTAGGAATTCGTTCAGTAGCTGTTTACGCTGAGGAGGATAAGTATTCCTTATTTAAAACTAAGGCAGATGAAGCTTATAAAATTGGTAAAGGCAAGGGACCTGTTGAAGCTTATTTGAATATAGATGAAATAATAAAATTAGCAGTTAAAAAGGGCGTAGATGCAATTCATCCTGGTTATGGATTTTTGTCTGAAAATCCAGAATTTGCTGAGAAGTGTGAGCAGGCAGGTATCGTATTTATTGGGCCTACACATGATATGATGGATGCACTTGGAGATAAGATTAACTCTAAAATTCTAGCAAAAAAAGTTGATGTACCAACTATTCCAGGTGTAGAAAAACCTATACAATCAGAATCTGAACTTTTACAATTTGCAGACGTTTGTGGTTATCCATTAATGCTTAAGGCATCAGCTGGTGGTGGCGGTAGAGGTATGAGAATAGTGAAAAGTGAGAATGAGCTGGTTTCTGAATATAGAATGGCAAGAAATGAAGCACTTAAAAGTTTTGGTAGTGATGCGATTTTTGTTGAAAAATATCTTCAATCACCAAAGCATATTGAAGTACAGATATTAGGTGATTATCATGGGAATATAGTTCATTTATATGAAAGAGATTGTTCAGTACAGAGAAGACACCAAAAAGTAATAGAAATGGCACCAGCACTTAATTTAGACGAAACAGCTAGAGTGAAACTTTGTGAAGATGCTGTGAAAATAGCGAAAGCTGTTAATTATAGAGGTGCTGGAACAGTCGAGTTTTTAGTTGATAGTGACGGCAGACACTACTTTATTGAAATGAATCCTAGAATTCAGGTTGAGCATACAGTTACGGAAATGGTAACTGGAATAGATTTAGTACAGTCACAAATCCTAGTTGCTCAAGGATATGAACTTTTCTCGGACGAAGTAGGAATAGAAAATCAAGAAAGCATAGTAGTTAATGGATATGCTATACAGTGCAGAATAACTACAGAAGACCCTCACAACAATTTTGCTCCAGACACTGGAAAACTAGATGTATATAGAACTGCATCGGGATTCGGAATTAGACTTGATGGGGGTAATGGATTCTCAGGGTCTGTTATAACTCCATACTATGATAGTTTGCTATTTAAGATGACGGCTTTTGGCAGAAGATTTGAAGATGCTAGAAGAAAGGCTGTTAGAGCGTTACGTGAAAATAGAATTGAGGGAATAAAAACAAACGCAGATTTCTTGATAAACGTATTAAATCATGAAATATTCAAAAGAGGAAATTGTGATACTAATTTCATAAAAGACCATAGTGAATTGTTTGATATAAGAGAACAAAAAGATCAAGAATATAAATTACTTAATTTCTTAGGAGAAAAGATAGTAAATGAAACAGGCGGAGTAAAGCGAGAATTTGATGTACCAGTAATACCTAAAATGCCAAATCCTAATACATTTAGAGGCACAAAACAAATTCTAGATGAAAGAGGAGCTAAAGGGTTAACTGAGTGGGTTAAGAGTCAAAATAAATTATTGCTAACTGATACTACAATGAGAGATGCTCATCAGTCGCTTATGGCAACTAGAATGAGAAGTAGAGATATGATAAAAATAGCTAGAGCTACAGCTGTTGCAGAAAAAGATTTATTCTCACTTGAAATGTGGGGAGGAGCTACTTTTGATGTGTCGTATAGATTCCTTAAAGAATCGCCATGGCAGAGGCTTGAAGAACTTAGAAAAAGAGTTCCAAATGTTTTGTTCCAGATGTTGCTTAGAGGATCTAATGCAGTTGGGTACAAAAACTATCCAGACAATGTAATAAGATCATTTATAAAAGAAAGTGCTGAAGCAGGTATAGATGTTTATAGAATATTTGATTCGCTTAACTGGTTAGATGGAATGAAGCTTTCTATTGAAGAAGTTCTAAAACAGGGAAAGGTTGCAGAAGCGTGTCTTTGCTATACTGGAGACATATTGGACACGAACAAAAATAAATACACGCTTGATTATTATGTTAGAAAAGCAAAAGAGATAGAAGCTACAGGAGCACATATATTGGGAATAAAGGATATGTCGGCTCTTCTTAAGCCACATGCAGCTTATGAGCTTATAAAGACGTTAAAAGAAGAAGTGGATATGCCAATACACTTGCATACTCATGATACGACTGGAAATGGTGTTGCTACTGTACTTATGGCAGCACAAGCTGGAGTTGACATAGTTGATACTGCTATAAATAGTATGTCGGGACTTACTAGTCAGCCAGCACTTAATTCAATAGTAGCCGCACTTCAGCATACGGATAGAGAAACAGGTTTTGATTTAGGACATCTTCAGCAAGTTTCGGATTACTGGCAAGCAGTTAGGGGTGTATATGAGTCTTTTGAATCGGGACTTAAATCTGGTAGTGCTGAAATATACAAGTATGAGATACCAGGTGGACAATATTCAAATCTTAAACCACAGGTTGAAAGTTTTGGTCTTGGTCATAGATTTGAAGAGGTTAAGCAAATGTATTGTGATGTTAATCAAATGTTTGGTGACATAGTTAAAGTTACTCCATCTTCAAAAGCTGTTGGAGACATGGCTATATTCATGGTTCAAAATGGTCTTACTCCAGAAAATATATTGGAAAAAGGAAAAGACTTAGCATTCCCAGATTCTGTTATCAGTTATTTCCAAGGAATGATGGGACAACCAGAAGGTGGATTTGATCCAAAACTTCAAAAAATTATATTGAAGGGAATAGAGCCTATAACTTGCAGACCTGGAGAACTATTAGAAGACTATGATTTTGAAGAAGCAAAACATGATTTAGAAGAATCATATAATAAAAAGTTTGATCAAAAAGATTTGCTTAGTTATGCACTTTATCCAAAGGTATTTAAAGAGTATGTAGATCATACCAATAAATATGGAGATTATATGCGAATGGGAAGTGATGTGTTCTTCCACGGAATTGCAGAAGGTGAAACTTGCGAAATAGATATAGAGCGAGGAAAAACTCATGTTGTTAAATTAGTTCAAATAGGAAAAGTTAATGATCAGGGAATGAGAGGCGTTGTATTTGAAGTAAATGGAAACAGACGTGAGGTTCAAATAAAAGATACTAGAAAACCTGTGGCAACATCGGAATCACAAATGAGATATGCGGATGAAGATAATGAAAGTGAAATTGGTTCTAGTATTCCTGGAAATGTGTATAAAGTAATGGTACAAGTAGGGCAGGAAGTTAAAGAAAATGAGACGATAGCTATACTTGAAGCGATGAAAATGGAAACAGTTGTTACTGCACCATTTGCTGGAACAATAAAGAAAGTATGGATTGATGAAGGCGAAAGAGTTGAATCAGGTCAATTGATATTTGAAATTGATAAAAAATAG
- the recJ gene encoding single-stranded-DNA-specific exonuclease RecJ produces MKTLWRYIDQQSDDILKSLMADRGITKQDDVDEFLSDRPRRTYDPMAIDGMKELVEKIASAIKQNKNLVIAGDYDMDGIGAVSVLIEYLKPIMPQVQYYIPNRYTDGYGLSNGALDYIKNEMNGEIVLTVDNGISCYEQVEYGKSIGLDIIVTDHHNPPEKLPDCLLVDLKLNRDNYPFKELCGCGIAFKICQGLNTIYKIPKRKLLELTDIVALSTIADVVSLTDENRTLVKFGLLQLKSGNRLGIRELCEALDMKVDEIKSGSIGFRLAPCFNASGRMEDARLGVELLVTNDKKRAKELANYLKQLNDERRSVQESGEEKCQELVERKYADDLFLVIREDSVSEGVMGIIAGRLRDKYYRPTLVMTQTEKGVLKASGRSIDGIDLYEEMKSCEDLFIGYGGHANACGLSMEADYIDELRSRLNSKMQKLNMEDKELYNPKIVLAGDVLPKDLDFDFLELLEKMEPFGMGNPTPIFSMTEVKLENSYKKFCGNNEQHLRIQGYKDNLKINGIGFSMSEYYRNIGEPSVVDLAFVPKINEWQGKKNIQLMLKDLRDSNE; encoded by the coding sequence ATGAAGACATTATGGCGATATATAGATCAGCAGAGTGACGATATTTTGAAATCATTGATGGCCGACAGAGGAATAACAAAACAAGATGATGTAGATGAATTTCTTAGTGATAGACCTAGGAGAACCTATGACCCTATGGCCATTGATGGAATGAAGGAATTAGTAGAAAAAATAGCTTCTGCTATAAAACAAAACAAGAATCTTGTAATAGCTGGAGATTATGATATGGATGGTATAGGAGCGGTATCAGTACTGATTGAGTATCTGAAACCTATTATGCCACAAGTACAATATTATATTCCAAATAGATATACTGATGGATATGGGCTTAGCAATGGAGCGCTCGATTATATAAAAAATGAAATGAATGGAGAAATAGTACTAACAGTTGACAATGGAATTAGTTGCTATGAGCAAGTTGAGTATGGCAAATCAATAGGTTTGGATATTATAGTAACTGATCATCATAACCCACCAGAAAAACTTCCAGATTGTTTGCTTGTTGATTTGAAGTTAAATAGAGACAATTATCCATTTAAAGAATTGTGTGGATGCGGTATAGCATTTAAGATATGTCAGGGATTGAATACGATTTATAAAATACCTAAAAGAAAATTACTAGAACTAACAGATATAGTGGCATTATCTACTATTGCAGATGTAGTTAGTCTAACTGATGAAAATAGAACTTTGGTTAAATTTGGATTATTACAATTGAAATCAGGAAATAGATTGGGAATAAGAGAATTGTGTGAAGCTTTGGATATGAAAGTGGACGAGATAAAATCAGGGAGTATAGGGTTTAGATTGGCACCATGCTTTAATGCTAGTGGTAGAATGGAAGATGCAAGGTTAGGTGTCGAACTTTTAGTTACTAATGACAAAAAACGAGCAAAAGAACTCGCAAATTATTTAAAGCAATTAAATGACGAGAGAAGATCGGTTCAGGAATCGGGAGAAGAAAAATGCCAAGAACTAGTTGAAAGAAAATATGCTGATGATTTGTTCTTGGTAATTAGAGAAGACAGTGTCTCAGAAGGTGTAATGGGAATTATTGCAGGAAGGCTTAGAGATAAATATTATAGACCTACTTTAGTTATGACTCAAACGGAAAAAGGAGTATTAAAAGCTAGTGGTAGAAGTATAGATGGAATAGATCTTTATGAAGAAATGAAATCGTGCGAAGATTTGTTTATAGGATATGGAGGTCATGCAAATGCTTGTGGATTGTCGATGGAAGCTGATTATATTGATGAACTTCGAAGTCGATTGAATTCTAAAATGCAAAAGCTAAACATGGAAGACAAAGAACTATATAATCCTAAAATTGTATTGGCTGGCGATGTTTTGCCAAAAGATTTGGATTTCGATTTTTTAGAGTTACTTGAGAAAATGGAGCCATTTGGAATGGGGAATCCTACACCTATATTTTCAATGACTGAGGTGAAATTAGAGAATTCGTATAAAAAATTCTGCGGAAATAACGAACAACATTTGAGAATACAGGGCTATAAAGATAATCTTAAAATCAATGGCATAGGTTTTTCAATGAGTGAATATTATAGAAATATTGGAGAGCCATCTGTGGTAGATTTAGCATTTGTACCTAAAATTAATGAATGGCAGGGTAAAAAAAATATACAATTGATGTTAAAGGATTTGAGAGACAGCAATGAATAG